The following are encoded in a window of Echeneis naucrates chromosome 19, fEcheNa1.1, whole genome shotgun sequence genomic DNA:
- the LOC115059616 gene encoding gastrula zinc finger protein XlCGF57.1-like isoform X2 codes for MSPEQQRAVMQERLLAVADEIFRILEMMMKEYKADISHYDIHRKQELLDFTETTDRPTISDSPEQSSSSGQVQETSHPPQLKDAATETEPEFIQDEHSDRDRTQSEEGGSRLLLPADQQVLSAGSEDDDSCEELNDKLCRSNRRGTLERQSQSADSWEMCRRSGRKEKKLLGKVQSVGRSCCRVCGKFFRYKRSFLKHVLKHEQSAGLCGVCGKHLDSDESLKLHLQTHNEENSCRDQTDNKETKAEGSDRENKASDSDGDWKDSDEGDSDQERKTKIPTSNNPKGPKNKDWKDLSHLKYSCKVCGRPFCYRASFLKHVQEDETDTDLCGVCGKHFETEESLRLHLQTYIRTNDCEVCGKHFDGHKQLEMHMRTHTGEKPYICSVCGKAFAQNGNLMGHMRVHTGERPYVCSMCGQSFSFKEYMMAHMRIHTGEKPFLCSVCGKGFRQRGTLKTHTMIHTGESTHRCSVCDKKFYKSGALKIHMRSHTGEKPYLCNICGKSFTASSSLSKHMGVHEGPQVCGKRFLRKEDLKRHVQIHEDNSTQLTSL; via the exons ATGTctcctgagcagcagagggcagtCATGCAGGAGCGACTGTTGGCTGTTGCTGATGAGATCTTCAGGATcttggagatgatgatgaaagaatACAAAGCCGACATCTCCCATTACGACATCCACCGGAAACAGGAACTGCTGGACTTCACGGAGACAACAG ACAGACCAACAATCTCTGATTCAcctgagcagagcagcagctccggGCAGGTTCAGGAAACATCTCATCCTCCGCAGCTTAAAGATGCAGCTACAGAGACGGAGCCTGAGTTTATCCAGGATGAACACTCAGATCGCGACCGAACACAGAGCGAAGAAGGAGGGAGCcgtctgctgctgcctgctgaccAACAGGTTCTGTCAGCTGGGAGTGAGGATGATGACAGCTGTGAAGAGCTAAATGACAAACTGTGCAgatcaaacagaagaggaacGCTTGAGAGGCAAAGTCAGAGTGCAGACAGCTGGGAAATGTGCAGAAGGTctgggaggaaagagaaaaagcttCTGGGGAAAGTCCAAAGTGTTGgacggagctgctgcagagtctGTGGGAAGTTCTTCCGCTACAAACGCTCTTTTCTGAAACACGTACTGAAGCACGAGCAGAGCGCAGGTCTGTGCGGCGTCTGCGGGAAACATCTGGACTCTGACGAGAGCCTGAAGCTGCATTTACAGACGCACAACGAGGAGAACAGCTGCAGGGATCAAACggacaacaaagagacaaaggcAGAGGGCTCCGACCGTGAGAATAAGGCCAGCGACAGCGACGGGGACTGGAAGGACAGCGACGAAGGAGACAGCgatcaagaaagaaaaacaaaaatccccACGTCAAACAATCCCAAGGGACCAAAGAACAAGGACTGGAAGGATTTATCTCATCTGAAATACAGCTGTAAAGTGTGTGGCAGGCCCTTCTGCTACAGAGCCTCGTTTCTGAAGCATGTGCAGGAGGACGAGACGGACACGGACCTTTGTGGCGTCTGTGGGAAACACTTTGAGACCGAGGAGAGCTTGAGGCTTCACTTGCAAACTTACATCAGAACAAACGACTGCGAAGTTTGTGGCAAACACTTTGACGGCCACAAACAGCTGGAGATGCACATGAGAACGCACACCGGGGAGAAACCGTACATCTGCAGCGTCTGCGGCAAGGCCTTCGCCCAAAACGGGAACCTGATGGGACACATGAGGGTCCACACAGGTGAGAGGCCGTACGTCTGCAGCATGTGCGGTCAGAGCTTCAGCTTTAAGGAGTACATGATGGCTCACATGAGGATCCACACGGGGGAGAAACCGTTCCTGTGCAGCGTCTGCGGGAAAGGATTCAGACAGAGGGGGACTCTGAAAACGCACACGATGATCCACACCGGAGAGTCCACACATCGATGCAGCGTCTGCGACAAGAAGTTCTACAAGAGCGGCGCGCTGAAAATCCACATGAGGTCCCACACGGGGGAGAAGCCATACCTGTGTAACATCTGCGGGAAAAGCTTCACGGCGAGCAGCTCGCTCAGCAAACACATGGGAGTCCACGAGGGGCCGCAAGTCTGTGGCAAAAGGTTCCTGAGGAAAGAGGATCTGAAAAGACACGTGCAGATTCACGAAGACAACTCCACACAGCTGACCAGTCTGTAA
- the LOC115059616 gene encoding gastrula zinc finger protein XlCGF57.1-like isoform X1 produces MSRERALRKLVADRLSAAAGQIFRVLSAEMSPEQQRAVMQERLLAVADEIFRILEMMMKEYKADISHYDIHRKQELLDFTETTDRPTISDSPEQSSSSGQVQETSHPPQLKDAATETEPEFIQDEHSDRDRTQSEEGGSRLLLPADQQVLSAGSEDDDSCEELNDKLCRSNRRGTLERQSQSADSWEMCRRSGRKEKKLLGKVQSVGRSCCRVCGKFFRYKRSFLKHVLKHEQSAGLCGVCGKHLDSDESLKLHLQTHNEENSCRDQTDNKETKAEGSDRENKASDSDGDWKDSDEGDSDQERKTKIPTSNNPKGPKNKDWKDLSHLKYSCKVCGRPFCYRASFLKHVQEDETDTDLCGVCGKHFETEESLRLHLQTYIRTNDCEVCGKHFDGHKQLEMHMRTHTGEKPYICSVCGKAFAQNGNLMGHMRVHTGERPYVCSMCGQSFSFKEYMMAHMRIHTGEKPFLCSVCGKGFRQRGTLKTHTMIHTGESTHRCSVCDKKFYKSGALKIHMRSHTGEKPYLCNICGKSFTASSSLSKHMGVHEGPQVCGKRFLRKEDLKRHVQIHEDNSTQLTSL; encoded by the exons ATGTCCAGAGAGCGGGCGCTCCGGAAGCTGGTGGCCGACAGACTGTCTGCAGCTGCGGGGCAGATTTTCAGAGTTCTCTCGGcag AAATGTctcctgagcagcagagggcagtCATGCAGGAGCGACTGTTGGCTGTTGCTGATGAGATCTTCAGGATcttggagatgatgatgaaagaatACAAAGCCGACATCTCCCATTACGACATCCACCGGAAACAGGAACTGCTGGACTTCACGGAGACAACAG ACAGACCAACAATCTCTGATTCAcctgagcagagcagcagctccggGCAGGTTCAGGAAACATCTCATCCTCCGCAGCTTAAAGATGCAGCTACAGAGACGGAGCCTGAGTTTATCCAGGATGAACACTCAGATCGCGACCGAACACAGAGCGAAGAAGGAGGGAGCcgtctgctgctgcctgctgaccAACAGGTTCTGTCAGCTGGGAGTGAGGATGATGACAGCTGTGAAGAGCTAAATGACAAACTGTGCAgatcaaacagaagaggaacGCTTGAGAGGCAAAGTCAGAGTGCAGACAGCTGGGAAATGTGCAGAAGGTctgggaggaaagagaaaaagcttCTGGGGAAAGTCCAAAGTGTTGgacggagctgctgcagagtctGTGGGAAGTTCTTCCGCTACAAACGCTCTTTTCTGAAACACGTACTGAAGCACGAGCAGAGCGCAGGTCTGTGCGGCGTCTGCGGGAAACATCTGGACTCTGACGAGAGCCTGAAGCTGCATTTACAGACGCACAACGAGGAGAACAGCTGCAGGGATCAAACggacaacaaagagacaaaggcAGAGGGCTCCGACCGTGAGAATAAGGCCAGCGACAGCGACGGGGACTGGAAGGACAGCGACGAAGGAGACAGCgatcaagaaagaaaaacaaaaatccccACGTCAAACAATCCCAAGGGACCAAAGAACAAGGACTGGAAGGATTTATCTCATCTGAAATACAGCTGTAAAGTGTGTGGCAGGCCCTTCTGCTACAGAGCCTCGTTTCTGAAGCATGTGCAGGAGGACGAGACGGACACGGACCTTTGTGGCGTCTGTGGGAAACACTTTGAGACCGAGGAGAGCTTGAGGCTTCACTTGCAAACTTACATCAGAACAAACGACTGCGAAGTTTGTGGCAAACACTTTGACGGCCACAAACAGCTGGAGATGCACATGAGAACGCACACCGGGGAGAAACCGTACATCTGCAGCGTCTGCGGCAAGGCCTTCGCCCAAAACGGGAACCTGATGGGACACATGAGGGTCCACACAGGTGAGAGGCCGTACGTCTGCAGCATGTGCGGTCAGAGCTTCAGCTTTAAGGAGTACATGATGGCTCACATGAGGATCCACACGGGGGAGAAACCGTTCCTGTGCAGCGTCTGCGGGAAAGGATTCAGACAGAGGGGGACTCTGAAAACGCACACGATGATCCACACCGGAGAGTCCACACATCGATGCAGCGTCTGCGACAAGAAGTTCTACAAGAGCGGCGCGCTGAAAATCCACATGAGGTCCCACACGGGGGAGAAGCCATACCTGTGTAACATCTGCGGGAAAAGCTTCACGGCGAGCAGCTCGCTCAGCAAACACATGGGAGTCCACGAGGGGCCGCAAGTCTGTGGCAAAAGGTTCCTGAGGAAAGAGGATCTGAAAAGACACGTGCAGATTCACGAAGACAACTCCACACAGCTGACCAGTCTGTAA
- the g6pc1a.2 gene encoding glucose-6-phosphatase catalytic subunit 1 has translation MLNAVMDALQGFGVSTTHYLQTNYQDAQGLFLWVSWAADLRNTFFIFFPLWFHLRASVGIKLIWVAVIGDWLNLVFKWILFGERPYWWVHETAHYANTIPPHIEQYPMTCETGPGSPSGHAMGAAGVYYTLVTSILTIVATKKKHGSKKSTSKQWYLKVCLWTLFWGVQVCVCLSRVFIAAHFPHQVVAGVITGMIVAEAFNRTQWIYSASMKKYFYITLFLTSFAVGFYLLLKAVGVDLLWTLEKAQRWCVTPEWVHLDTTPFASLLRNMGTLFGLGLGLHSPLYTETKKSGSTPLKVGCIISSLFLLHLFDSFKPPTHTAALFYLLSFCKSATVPLVTVSIIPYCVNGALGQHSKKGE, from the exons ATGCTCAATGCTGTCATGGATGCCCTGCAGGGTTTTGGGGTGAGCACCACCCACTACCTGCAGACTAACTACCAGGACGCCCAGGGCCTGTTTCTCTGGGTGTCCTGGGCGGCCGACCTCCGGAAcactttcttcatcttcttcccaCTTTGGTTTCACCTGCGGGCCTCAGTGGGCATTAAGCTCATCTGGGTGGCTGTGATCGGAGACTGGCTCAACTTGGTCTTTAAATG GATTCTGTTTGGGGAGAGGCCTTACTGGTGGGTCCATGAGACGGCTCATTACGCGAACACCATCCCTCCTCACATCGAGCAGTACCCCATGACCTGTGAGACCGGACCAG GCAGCCCCTCTGGACATGCCATGGGAGCCGCAGGCGTCTACTACACCCTGGTGACCTCCATCCTCACCATCGTGGCTACCAAGAAGAAACATGGAAGCAAGAAATCCACCAGTAAGCAATG GTATCTGAAGGTTTGTCTGTGGACACTGTTTTGGGGAGTccaggtgtgtgtctgcctctcCAGGGTTTTCATCGCCGCCCACTTTCCCCACCAGGTCGTCGCTGGCGTCATCACAG GGATGATCGTCGCCGAGGCTTTCAACAGAACCCAGTGGATCTACAGCGCCAGCATGAAGAAGTACTTCTACATCACCCTCTTCTTGACCTCCTTCGCCGTGGGCTTCTACCTCCTGCTCAAAGCTGTTGGCGTAGACCTGCTGTGGACGCTGGAGAAGGCCCAGAGGTGGTGCGTCACGCCCGAATGGGTCCACCTGGACACCACGCCCTTCGCCAGCCTCCTGCGCAACATGGGCACCCTGTTCGGTCTGGGCCTGGGCCTGCACTCGCCGCTCTACACTGAGACCAAGAAGAGCGGCAGCACGCCGCTCAAAGTTGGGTGCATCATCAGTTCCCTGTTCCTGCTGCACCTGTTTGACTCCTTCAAGCCTCCCACGCACACTGCCGCACTCTTCTACCTGCTGTCCTTCTGCAAGAGCGCCACCGTGCCCTTGGTCACCGTCAGCATCATCCCCTACTGTGTGAACGGAGCTCTGGGCCAGCACAGCAAGAAGGGCGAGTGA